A single Opisthocomus hoazin isolate bOpiHoa1 chromosome 1, bOpiHoa1.hap1, whole genome shotgun sequence DNA region contains:
- the SLITRK6 gene encoding SLIT and NTRK-like protein 6, whose translation MKLWIFILYSVVIASDPFQSQPSFASVRGSCQSLCSCEEKDDTMIINCEERGIKMVSEINVPPSRPFHLNLLNNGLTMLHMNDFAGLVNAISLHLGFNNIADIEPGAFNGLNLLKQLHINHNSLETLKEDTFSGLENLEFLQADNNFITAIEASAFSKLNRLKVLILNDNAIEYLPPNIFRFVPLTHLDLRGNQLQTLPYVGFLEHIGRILDLQLEDNKWACNCDLLQLKIWLENMPPQSIIGDIVCNSPPVIKGSILSRLKKESLCPTHPVNELEDPSGSLPLLVTTSISDSHLSTKVIPILKAPTKEPGLVLHTSKPTQFPGIYCPIPCHCTSHMVSGVLMHCQERNIESLPDLGPPPPNPKKLILAGNIIQTLLKSDLVDYASLEMLHLGNNRIEILEEGSFMNLTRLQKLYLNGNHLTKLSQNLFLGLQHLEYLYLEYNAIKEVLPGTFNAMSKLKVLYLNNNLLQSLPPHIFSGVPLARLNLKTNQFAHLPVSNVLDELDMLVQIELEDNPWDCTCDSVGLQKWIQKLSKNTVMGDIFCKSPRHLAKKELKSLNSEVLCPGLINSPSLPTHASFVVVTTSTTTTNAADTILWSLTDDVPLSVLILGLLIVFITIVFCAAGIVVLVLHRRRRYKKKQADEQMRDSSPVHLQYSMYGHKTTHQTMERPVATLYEQRVVTPMAQVYRSPSFSPKHTEQQEEGSEKEANNSKHLRRSLLERENSSPLTGSNVKYKATDQSAEFLSFQDASCLYRNILEKERELQQLGITEYLRKNIVHLQPDIEVHYPGTHEDLKLMETLMYSRPRKVLLEQTKNEYFELKANLHAEPDYLEVLDQQT comes from the coding sequence ATGAAGCTCTGGATTTTTATTCTATATTCAGTTGTGATTGCATCTGATCCTTTCCAGTCACAGCCTTCTTTTGCTTCAGTCAGAGGATCTTGTCAGAGTTTGTGTTCCTGTGAAGAAAAGGATGATACCATGATTATAAACTGTGAAGAAAGAGGCATCAAGATGGTATCAGAAATAAATGTCCCACCATCACGGCCTTTCCATCTTAACCTGTTAAACAATGGCCTGACTATGTTACACATGAATGATTTTGCTGGCCTTGTTAATGCTATCTCTTTACATCTTGGTTTTAATAACATTGCAGATATCGAGCCTGGGGCTTTCAATGGTCTCAACCTTCTTAAGCAACTTCATATCAATCACAATTCTTTAGAAACACTTAAAGAAGATACATTTAGTGGACTGGAAAATTTGGAGTTCCTTCAAGCAGACAACAATTTCATCACAGCGATTGAAGCAAGTGCCTTCAGCAAGCTCAACAGGCTTAAAGTGCTTATTTTGAACGATAATGCTATCGAGTATCTTCCTCCAAATATATTTCGTTTTGTGCCATTGACCCATTTAGATCTTCGTGGAAATCAGTTACAGACGCTGCCCTATGTTGGCTTTCTGGAACACATAGGTAGAATACTAGACCTTCAGTTGGAAGACAATAAATGGGCCTGTAACTGTGATCTACTGCAGCTGAAGATATGGCTAGAAAACATGCCTCCTCAGTCAATAATAGGTGACATTGTATGCAATAGTCCTCCAGTTATCAAAGGCAGCATCTTAAGCCGGTTGAAAAAAGAATCACTTTGTCCCACTCATCCTGTTAATGAACTTGAAGATCCTTCAGGGTCACTGCCCTTGCTTGTAACCACCTCTATCAGTGACAGTCACCTATCAACTAAGGTGATTCCTATCCTGAAAGCTCCTACTAAAGAACCAGGTTTAGTGCTTCATACTTCAAAGCCTACTCAGTTTCCAGGAATCTACTGTCCCATCCCATGTCACTGCACCAGCCATATGGTCTCAGGAGTTCTCATGCACTGCCAGGAGCGAAATATTGAAAGCTTGCCTGATTTAGGACCCCCTCCTCCAAATCCTAAGAAGCTTATTCTAGCTGGAAACATTATTCAGACATTACTGAAGTCAGATCTTGTGGACTATGCCAGCCTGGAAATGCTTCATCTGGGGAACAATCGCATTGAAATTCTTGAGGAAGGATCCTTTATGAATCTGACTAGACTACAGAAATTATATCTCAATGGCAATCATCTTACAAAGCTAAGTCAGAATCTCTTCCTTGGCCTTCAGCACCTTGAATACTTGTACCTTGAATACAATGCCATCAAAGAAGTTTTGCCAGGGACATTTAATGCAATGTCAAAACTTAAGGTTCTGTACTTAAATAACAACCTTCTGCAGTCTTTGCCACCGCATATCTTTTCAGGTGTTCCACTTGCCAGATTAAATCTGAAAACAAATCAATTTGCTCATTTGCCTGTAAGCAATGTCTTGGATGAACTGGATATGCTGGTACAAATTGAACTTGAAGACAACCCCTGGGACTGTACCTGTGATTCAGTTGGACTGCAAAAATGGATACAAAAACTGAGTAAGAATACAGTGATGGGTGATATTTTTTGTAAATCTCCACGACACCTagcaaaaaaagagctgaaatccCTGAACAGTGAAGTCTTGTGTCCAGGTTTAATAAACAGCCCTTCCCTACCGACTCATGCTAGTTTTGTAGTTGTGACAACTTCTACTACTACTACCAACGCCGCAGACACCATCTTGTGGTCCCTTACAGATGATGTCCCACTTTCTGTTTTAATATTGGGACTTCTAATCGTGTTTATAACTATTGTATTTTGTGCAGCAGGAATAGTTGTTCTTGTTCTGCATCGACGACGAAGatataaaaagaaacaagcagatgAACAAATGAGGGATAGTAGCCCAGTTCACCTTCAGTACAGCATGTATGGGCATAAGACAACACACCAAACAATGGAGCGCCCAGTTGCAACTCTCTATGAGCAACGTGTGGTTACTCCCATGGCTCAGGTCTACCGCAGTCCATCCTTCAGCCCCAAACATACTGAGCaacaggaggagggaagtgagAAGGAAGCCAACAATTCCAAACATCTCCGTCGAAGTCTCCTGGAAAGAGAGAACAGTTCACCTCTTACAGGTTCAAATGTCAAATACAAGGCTACAGATCAATCTGCTGAATTTCTGTCTTTTCAGGATGCCAGCTGCTTGTATAGAAATATTcttgaaaaagagagagaactgcAGCAACTAGGAATCACTGAGTACCTAAGAAAAAATATTGTCCATCTCCAGCCTGACATAGAAGTTCATTATCCTGGAACACATGAGGATCTGAAGCTAATGGAGACACTAATGTACTCCAGGCCAAGAAAGGTTCTTCTAGAACAAactaaaaatgaatattttgaaCTCAAAGCTAATTTACATGCTGAGCCTGACTACCTGGAAGTCCTGGACCAGCAAACATGA